In Dermacentor andersoni chromosome 4, qqDerAnde1_hic_scaffold, whole genome shotgun sequence, the following proteins share a genomic window:
- the LOC126536577 gene encoding short-chain dehydrogenase/reductase family 16C member 6-like — translation MIHTRNGRPNHDFGSGDCSSSNSTSDMILCLFNWLLFCIELGRLFVRLALASAETLYRALVPKSRKDVSSSVVVVTGAARGLGREIARSFANLGAKVVLLDIDQARNNELAKTIRALGGKGFSFTCDVTDEDQVKNIAQKIGRLIGDVDILVNNAGIAQAMPILNMNPSQVRRTMEVNTLSHFWMIQEFLPKMLERKQGHIVAVSSVAGLVGAANYTEYCASKFAVMGLMLSLERELSQTEAGRTIRLTTVCPAMLSRGFSNMGLPYLSAWFPRIFPPVDAKVAAREVVSRVLRDEELIVLPASFNLILKLSVVLPHSVGKIVQEYLDYMVNPMTEGGTVL, via the exons ATGATACACACGCGCAACGGGCGACCAAACCACGACTTCGGAAGTGgcgactgcagcagcagcaacagcactaGCGACATGATACTGTGCCTCTTCAACTGGCTGCTCTTCTGCATCGAGCTCGGACGGTTGTTCGTCCGACTCGCGCTGGCGTCGGCCGAGACGCTGTACCGCGCCCTCGTGCCGAAGTCGAGGAAGGACGTGTCAAGCAGTGTAGTCGTCGTAACGGGAGCCGCACGAGGTCTGGGACGCGAGATCGCCCGCAGCTTCGCCAACCTCGGCGCCAAAGTAGTGCTGCTCGACATCGATCAG GCTCGCAACAATGAGCTGGCCAAGACAATCCGGGCATTAGGCGGAAAGGGCTTCTCTTTCACATGTGATGTCACAGACGAGGACCAAGTGAAGAACATAGCTCAAAAGATAGGACGGCTCATCGGAGATGTGGACATTCTGGTGAACAATGCGGGCATTGCCCAGGCCATGCCCATCCTCAACATGAACCCAAGCCAAGTTCGACGCACCATGGAGGTCAACACCCTGTCCCACTTCTGG ATGATCCAGGAGTTTCTTCCCAAGATGCTCGAACGCAAACAGGGCCACATCGTGGCAGTCTCGTCTGTTGCTGGGCTGGTGGGAGCAGCCAACTACACTGAATACTG CGCATCGAAATTTGCGGTGATGGGTTTGATGCTGTCGCTGGAGCGGGAGCTGTCACAGACGGAGGCGGGGCGTACCATCCGCCTGACGACCGTCTGCCCTGCCATGCTGTCTCGTGGTTTCTCCAACATGGGGCTGCCTTACCTGAGTGCATG GTTCCCCAGGATATTTCCCCCAGTGGATGCCAAGGTAGCAGCACGGGAGGTGGTGAGCCGGGTGCTCCGGGACGAGGAGCTGATCGTGCTGCCAGCCAGCTTCAACCTCATCCTCAAGTTGTCTGT GGTGCTTCCCCACAGTGTAGGCAAGATAGTGCAGGAGTACCTCGACTACATGGTGAACCCCATGACCGAGGGTGGCACAGTCCTCTGA